The window CATCAGATATCGAATATAAATTCCCATTTGGTTGGGGAGAGTTATGGGGAGTTGCTAACCGTACAGACTTTGACTTAAAAGCACATATGGCTGAATCGGGAGCAAACTTTGAATATCAAGATCCAACAACAAATGAAAAATATGTTCCATATTGTATTGAACCATCAGTTGGAGCTGATCGTGTAACATTAGCATTCTTAGTTGATGCTTATGAAGAAGAAACATTAGAAAATGGAGAAACACGTGAAGTATTAAAATTCCATCCAGCTTTAGCACCATATAAAGTAGCTGTTTTACCATTAGTTAAAAAGTTAAACGAGCAATCGTTAGAAGTATTTGCTGAGTTATCAAAACATATGATGGTTGACTACGATGAAGCGGGAACAATTGGTAAACGTTATCGTCGTCAAGATGCGATCGGAACACCATTCTGTGTGACATTTGACTATGATTCATTAGAAGATAAAAAAGTAACGGTTCGTCATCGTGACACAATGGAACAAGAGCGTGTGGCAATTGATGAATTAGTTGATTATATTACTTCAAAAATTCAATTTTAAGATGATTAATTAGAGTTGAATTTTGAAAGACTAAAATAGATAGGAAGAGGGTGAATTCCATGGGAAGAGGCCGAATTCCACAAGAGTTATTTGATCAGGTTATACAAAAAAGTGACGTCGTTGATGTAATTAGTGACTATGTACAATTGAGTAAAGCAGGAAAGAACTATAAGGGTTTATGTCCTTTCCATGGGGAAAATACTCCCTCTTTTGTTGTTTCACCTGATAAAGGGATTTATAAGTGTTTTGGTTGTGGAGAAGGAGGAAACGTTGTTTCGTTCGTCTCTTCAATCGAAGCTATTTCATATCCTCAAGCGGTTTTAAAGCTGGCTAAACGTGCCGGAATTGAAACAGATATTGTTTTACAGTCTGATGAATCCATTCAAGATGCTAAGTTTAAAAATGAATTTGATATTTTGGAGTTTGCTAAAGGGTTTTATCATTATTATTTAAATCATACGAAAGAAGGAAAAATGGCGTTAGCTTATTTACATGATCGTGGAATGAGTGATGAAACCATTGCTAAGTTTGGAATCGGGCTTGCACCTTCTTATTCGGATGCTTTAGTTAAAACCTTAGCAAATAATCGATATTCATTAGAAGTGGCCGTGAATTTAGGACTTCTCAATGAACATCAAGGACAATATTATGATCGATTTAAATCACGAATCATGTTTCCAATCTTTGATAAAGTAGGACATGTGGTTGGATTTAGTGGTCGTGTGTTTTTAGAAGGGGATACGAACTTAGGAAAGTATGTTAACTCACCTGAATCAACCATTTTTCAAAAGGGGAAATTAATTTATCACTTAAATGACGCTAAGCTTGCGATTCGTCGACATAACCGTGTGTTATTGTTTGAAGGATTTTTAGACGTTATTTCTGCTGTTGAAGCAGGATTTGTTGAATCAGTTGCCACGATGGGAACTGCGTTAACGGAAGATCATAGCCGTGAACTTCGTCGCTTAACGGATCAAATTATTTTATGTTTTGATGGGGACAAAGCGGGACTAGCTGCGGCAAATAAAGCAATTCCTATTTTAATGGCACAAAACTTTTCAATTAGTGTTGTTGAAATTCCAAATAAAATGGATCCAGATGAATTTATAAAGACATATGGAAAAGAGGCTTTTTCTAAATTAATTGATCAAGCCATTCCAGCTATTGACTATCAATATCGTTACATTAAAAGACAGTTTAATTTAGAGTTTGTGAGTCATCGCGAACAATTCAAACGTCAAATTTATCATTTTGCCTATACGCTGCAAAGCCACACGCTACAAGAGCTAATTTTAAAGAAATTGGCGTATGATATTTCAATAGGTGAGCAAAGTATTTTACAGGAGTTCAATAGTAGCAAAAGTCAAGTGTATAAAAATTCCAATATGAACAACAATAAAAACGGAAACCGACAAATACATGCAAGACAATTGCGAGATACTAAATACGAACGTTCTGAAAAAATGTTAATTCACTACATGTTAAAGGAAAGACGTGTCGCTTTACAGGTAGAAAAAGAGCTAAATGGTTATTTGAATGATCCGATACGTCGTAACATTGTGTTGTATATCTTAGATTATTATACGACGCATGAAACGATGAATTTACAATATTTCTTAAATTGGATTGATGAGGCATTAGTAAAACCAATTACAGATATTATATTTGAATGCGAATCACTCCCACCTCTTGCAAGCGAAGAGGTGATTCATGATTTAATTTCTGTCGTCAAAGAATATGTTTATAAGGTTCAAATGGAACAGTTAAAAAAACAAATTAGTGAAGCAACATTAGATCGCGAAAAATTGGAATTACTAGGTAAAGTAAATCAACTCAAACAGCAGTTTGGGAAGTAGAAGGAGTGGTTTTATGTCAAATCCGGTACTTGATGAAAAAAAGATTTTAGAAATCAATAACCAATTAATTAAACTAGGAAAAAAACGTGGTTATTTAACATATGATGAAATCAATAATAATTTTGAACAAGTTCAATTAGATCCAGAAATGATCAGTTCATTTTTAGACTTATATGATGCAG of the Turicibacter sp. TJ11 genome contains:
- the dnaG gene encoding DNA primase encodes the protein MGRGRIPQELFDQVIQKSDVVDVISDYVQLSKAGKNYKGLCPFHGENTPSFVVSPDKGIYKCFGCGEGGNVVSFVSSIEAISYPQAVLKLAKRAGIETDIVLQSDESIQDAKFKNEFDILEFAKGFYHYYLNHTKEGKMALAYLHDRGMSDETIAKFGIGLAPSYSDALVKTLANNRYSLEVAVNLGLLNEHQGQYYDRFKSRIMFPIFDKVGHVVGFSGRVFLEGDTNLGKYVNSPESTIFQKGKLIYHLNDAKLAIRRHNRVLLFEGFLDVISAVEAGFVESVATMGTALTEDHSRELRRLTDQIILCFDGDKAGLAAANKAIPILMAQNFSISVVEIPNKMDPDEFIKTYGKEAFSKLIDQAIPAIDYQYRYIKRQFNLEFVSHREQFKRQIYHFAYTLQSHTLQELILKKLAYDISIGEQSILQEFNSSKSQVYKNSNMNNNKNGNRQIHARQLRDTKYERSEKMLIHYMLKERRVALQVEKELNGYLNDPIRRNIVLYILDYYTTHETMNLQYFLNWIDEALVKPITDIIFECESLPPLASEEVIHDLISVVKEYVYKVQMEQLKKQISEATLDREKLELLGKVNQLKQQFGK